In a single window of the Bacteroidota bacterium genome:
- a CDS encoding PAS domain-containing protein, with amino-acid sequence MKQVLKEKKQNQQQDNEHSLQFINEAPVGLFEVDIKGKFLFINKWFQEISGLSEDKVLSFNFTDIIFEPDKERVSKELAVSANKKSQFKSEFRLLSYDGLIIWVSGIANTQVDKNKKFKGFSGAIVEMSSEKKAKEPKEENELFEKIKESERKLAEAQHIANIGSWEWNIEENSITWTDQLYRIFELKPGTEISLDSYLNCIHPKDLDFVKNTIFEAKEKKKNFVFQHRILLSNNKVKYLLWRGGVTVNDHNQILIEGTAEDITEKQVAEEIELKKKLQTIEFQSALLKLTQTKYISLIKTYENITKTISNKIDSARVGIWLFNEDRTALICYCLFMKNTKKYCFDIVLLKRDAPNYFKALEKNRAVVITDEDDDPVTIELNELYLKPSGISTLLDVPIRSQGRLLGVVCHDHIGPKREWTLEEQTFASSVADIVAIAIESNNREKAENELKLRNEQLEIVNEHKNRFISVISHDLRNPISSIISASSLLIEHYDDLEKADKQRMLKIIYNASNESLTQFDELIKIVKKEDYQNLFFPERLSLYDQVREDIKLLFQLAEQKNIKLHNKIKKSVFVEADKIMLKSIMQNLLTNAIKYSFKGGEIDICSNTLNNMVQIIVRDNGMGISKERQEHLFSDDDIFESKKGTKGEKGTGLGLRIVKDFIEKHNGIIKVESKRGKGTTISFTIPEAK; translated from the coding sequence ATGAAACAGGTTTTAAAGGAGAAAAAACAGAATCAACAGCAGGATAATGAACATTCCTTGCAATTTATAAATGAAGCTCCGGTTGGTTTATTTGAGGTTGATATAAAAGGAAAATTTCTATTTATAAATAAATGGTTTCAGGAAATATCTGGACTTTCCGAAGATAAAGTTTTGAGCTTTAATTTTACTGATATAATTTTTGAACCAGATAAGGAAAGAGTATCCAAAGAATTAGCTGTTTCAGCAAATAAAAAAAGTCAGTTTAAATCTGAATTTCGTCTTTTAAGTTATGATGGTTTAATAATCTGGGTAAGTGGTATAGCGAATACACAAGTGGATAAAAACAAAAAGTTCAAAGGATTTTCCGGAGCTATTGTTGAAATGTCTTCTGAGAAAAAAGCAAAAGAGCCTAAAGAAGAAAATGAATTGTTTGAAAAAATAAAAGAAAGCGAACGTAAATTAGCGGAAGCCCAGCACATTGCCAACATTGGCAGCTGGGAATGGAACATTGAAGAGAACAGTATTACCTGGACAGATCAATTATACAGAATTTTTGAACTGAAGCCCGGAACAGAAATTTCTTTAGATTCCTATTTGAATTGTATTCATCCAAAGGACCTGGATTTTGTAAAGAATACAATATTCGAAGCAAAAGAGAAAAAAAAGAACTTTGTTTTTCAACACCGCATTTTATTGTCGAATAATAAAGTAAAATATTTGTTGTGGAGGGGAGGGGTAACCGTGAATGATCACAATCAAATTTTAATAGAAGGTACGGCTGAAGATATTACCGAAAAACAGGTTGCAGAAGAAATTGAACTAAAGAAAAAATTACAAACAATTGAATTTCAATCAGCATTATTGAAATTGACCCAAACTAAATATATATCTTTAATAAAAACGTATGAAAACATCACTAAAACAATCTCAAACAAAATTGATTCAGCACGTGTAGGAATTTGGTTATTTAATGAAGACAGAACTGCACTAATTTGTTACTGCCTGTTTATGAAAAACACCAAAAAATACTGTTTTGATATTGTATTATTAAAAAGGGATGCACCCAATTACTTTAAAGCCCTTGAAAAAAACAGGGCAGTAGTAATTACAGATGAAGATGACGATCCTGTCACTATAGAACTCAACGAGTTATATTTGAAACCCTCAGGCATTTCAACTTTGCTTGATGTACCAATTCGATCGCAGGGCAGATTATTGGGAGTTGTTTGTCATGACCATATTGGGCCTAAGAGGGAATGGACTTTGGAGGAGCAAACCTTTGCTTCATCTGTGGCTGATATTGTTGCTATTGCAATAGAAAGTAATAACCGTGAAAAAGCAGAGAATGAACTTAAGCTACGTAATGAACAACTGGAAATAGTAAATGAGCATAAAAACCGGTTTATTTCAGTAATTTCCCATGATTTGAGAAATCCGATTTCAAGTATAATAAGTGCCTCCAGTTTACTTATTGAGCATTATGATGATTTGGAAAAAGCAGATAAACAGCGGATGTTAAAAATAATTTATAACGCATCAAATGAATCACTTACCCAATTTGATGAACTTATAAAAATTGTAAAAAAAGAAGACTACCAAAACTTGTTTTTTCCCGAAAGACTTTCATTATATGACCAAGTAAGGGAGGATATAAAACTTTTATTTCAACTTGCAGAGCAAAAGAATATTAAATTACATAACAAAATAAAAAAAAGTGTTTTTGTTGAGGCAGATAAAATAATGTTAAAATCTATTATGCAAAATTTATTAACCAATGCAATTAAATATTCATTTAAAGGTGGTGAAATAGATATTTGTTCAAATACACTAAACAATATGGTTCAAATTATTGTTAGAGATAATGGTATGGGCATTAGTAAGGAAAGACAGGAACATTTATTTTCTGATGATGACATTTTTGAAAGTAAAAAGGGAACTAAAGGAGAAAAAGGAACCGGTTTAGGATTAAGGATTGTTAAAGATTTTATAGAAAAGCATAACGGCATCATTAAGGTAGAGAGCAAAAGGGGAAAAGGAACAACAATCTCCTTTACCATTCCTGAAGCAAAATAA
- a CDS encoding choice-of-anchor B family protein yields the protein MRRLVTLLFFIAVGSISYAQLNMSFKSKYTFPAGVELANLWGYSAGGREYALVGTSVGMSIIDVTDPVNPILKQNIPGPQSIWREVRTHQNYAYVTTEGGGGLVIVNLSNLPNTVTYKTWSGNGAIQGQLSTIHALHIDNGYIYLYGSNLANGGAIIANLNDPWNPNYVGQYNTNYIHDGIVRNDTLWGSHVYAGYFSAINVANKSNPVLVETQNTPNNFTHNTWLSDNSKTLFTTDEVDNSFLTSYDVSDVSNIKELGRVQSNPGSNSMVHNTYVLNDFAVTSWYRDGVAVVDGNRPENMVIVGNYDTSPSLSGGGFNGCWGVYPYLPSGNILASDIELGLYVLGVNYVRACYLEGVVTDSLCGIPLSNVTIQIIGTSASAKTNFLGNYKTGIPTPGLYNISISSPGYTSKTINGVSLSAGLVTELDLKLYSSTTVNFNGNVSNVLTSGGINNSFVFVENSSNSYNFLTDVNGDFSKCNVLPGTYEVTSGKWNYITTCSSQAISTMNNTINFQLEKGIYDDFTFNFGWTESGDAGAGKWARGKPVGTFLNSTPSNPGSDVTTDCSDRAYVTGNGGGAVGSDDIDDGRTVLTSPIFDLTNYVNPELSYYRWFFNGGGSGGPNDSLIVRIHNGQTTVVLEVVTSASANNSSWIKKTYNVKSFITLTSTMTISFDAVDASPGHIVEAGLDKFEVTGDLITDNKKIATPQASGLTLFPNPFTDVTYAVYKLQEDLQPGARFVVSDITGRIVFEKAIVSKEGTSALNFCPAAGFYFVKIINGSENNSIIKLIKN from the coding sequence ATGAGAAGACTTGTTACATTATTATTTTTTATTGCAGTTGGTTCTATTAGTTATGCTCAATTAAATATGAGCTTCAAATCAAAATACACTTTTCCTGCAGGAGTAGAATTGGCAAATTTATGGGGATATTCAGCAGGAGGCAGAGAATATGCATTGGTTGGCACTTCCGTGGGAATGTCTATTATTGACGTTACTGATCCAGTTAATCCTATTTTAAAGCAAAATATTCCTGGTCCACAATCCATATGGAGAGAAGTAAGAACGCACCAAAATTATGCATATGTTACAACCGAGGGAGGAGGAGGCCTGGTTATAGTAAATTTAAGTAATTTACCAAATACAGTAACCTATAAAACCTGGTCAGGAAACGGAGCAATCCAAGGACAGTTAAGTACTATTCATGCCTTACATATTGATAATGGTTACATCTATCTTTATGGCAGTAATCTTGCTAATGGAGGAGCCATTATTGCTAACCTTAATGATCCATGGAATCCTAATTATGTTGGGCAGTACAATACAAATTACATTCATGATGGAATAGTAAGAAATGATACTTTATGGGGAAGCCACGTTTATGCAGGATATTTTTCAGCCATAAACGTTGCCAATAAATCTAATCCGGTATTGGTAGAGACACAAAACACTCCGAATAATTTCACTCATAATACCTGGTTATCCGATAACAGCAAAACCTTATTTACTACAGATGAAGTGGATAATTCTTTTCTTACCTCATATGATGTTTCAGATGTTTCAAATATTAAAGAATTAGGAAGAGTACAATCAAATCCTGGTTCCAATTCTATGGTTCACAACACTTATGTTTTAAATGATTTTGCAGTAACCTCATGGTACCGTGATGGTGTTGCAGTTGTGGATGGAAACAGGCCTGAAAACATGGTAATAGTTGGAAATTATGATACTTCTCCTTCTTTATCTGGTGGTGGTTTTAATGGTTGTTGGGGCGTTTATCCTTATTTACCCTCAGGAAACATTCTTGCTTCGGATATTGAGTTGGGATTGTATGTTCTGGGAGTAAATTATGTAAGGGCTTGTTACCTGGAAGGAGTTGTTACCGATAGCCTTTGTGGTATTCCATTGTCTAACGTTACAATTCAAATAATTGGTACTTCCGCATCTGCAAAAACTAACTTTTTAGGGAATTACAAAACAGGAATTCCAACTCCTGGTCTTTACAATATCAGTATTTCAAGTCCTGGATACACAAGTAAAACTATAAATGGAGTAAGTCTTTCAGCAGGCCTTGTTACTGAACTGGATTTAAAATTATATAGCTCAACAACAGTGAATTTTAATGGCAATGTATCGAATGTGTTAACTTCTGGGGGTATTAACAACAGTTTTGTCTTTGTTGAAAATTCATCCAACAGTTATAATTTTTTAACAGATGTAAATGGAGATTTTTCAAAATGCAATGTGCTTCCAGGAACTTATGAAGTAACTTCAGGGAAATGGAATTATATTACAACATGCAGTTCACAAGCAATTAGCACAATGAATAACACTATTAATTTTCAGCTAGAAAAAGGTATTTATGATGATTTTACCTTTAATTTTGGTTGGACTGAAAGTGGAGATGCTGGAGCAGGAAAATGGGCAAGGGGCAAACCAGTAGGAACTTTTTTGAACTCAACTCCTTCCAATCCTGGGTCTGATGTTACTACTGATTGTTCAGACAGAGCTTATGTTACCGGAAATGGTGGAGGTGCAGTTGGTTCAGATGATATTGATGATGGTAGAACAGTATTAACTTCTCCGATTTTTGATTTAACAAATTACGTAAATCCAGAATTAAGCTATTATCGGTGGTTTTTTAATGGAGGAGGATCAGGTGGTCCAAATGATTCATTAATAGTAAGGATTCATAATGGACAAACAACAGTTGTTCTGGAGGTTGTTACTTCTGCCTCTGCAAATAATTCCTCATGGATAAAAAAGACCTATAATGTGAAAAGTTTTATTACGCTTACATCAACAATGACCATTTCTTTTGATGCAGTTGATGCAAGTCCTGGTCATATAGTTGAAGCTGGTTTAGATAAATTTGAAGTAACTGGAGATTTAATAACAGATAACAAGAAAATAGCTACTCCTCAGGCTAGTGGACTTACATTGTTTCCTAATCCTTTTACAGATGTTACCTATGCAGTTTATAAATTGCAGGAGGATTTGCAACCAGGAGCAAGATTTGTAGTTTCTGATATAACCGGTAGAATTGTATTTGAAAAAGCGATTGTTTCAAAAGAAGGTACTTCTGCCCTGAATTTCTGTCCTGCAGCTGGTTTTTATTTCGTAAAAATTATAAATGGGAGTGAAAACAATTCTATAATTAAGTTGATTAAGAATTAA
- a CDS encoding alpha/beta hydrolase, translated as MIALFLIIVLVQACVSSKKAEPKAKNYTMFKTRKAESSYLRAYNNTLALWPIAYEAVNIKTSFGTAHIIISGPKNGDPLVLLHGMNASSTMWYPNIDALADKHRVYAIDFILEPGKSISNEKIKDKQKIIEWYNEIFNHLKLEQISIVGASRGGWLALHLAMDTTNRIKNIVLLSPAQSFNFIKLKRKMRSNVYFFLFPKRKRLRKSLQTFSSNADKIKALYIDQYYIASEKSKKNLSLLQMTPFPNEKLKSLKMPVLLLIGDKDIINDQKSIVKAQEFISNIETDIIQNSGHFLNMDQSEIVNKRILDFLKKNK; from the coding sequence ATGATAGCATTATTCTTAATTATAGTTTTAGTTCAGGCTTGTGTGAGTTCCAAAAAAGCAGAACCTAAGGCTAAAAATTATACAATGTTTAAAACCCGAAAGGCAGAATCAAGTTACTTACGAGCATATAATAATACACTTGCTCTTTGGCCCATAGCTTACGAAGCTGTAAATATTAAAACAAGCTTTGGCACTGCGCATATTATTATTAGTGGTCCAAAGAATGGAGATCCTTTAGTTCTATTGCATGGGATGAATGCAAGCTCCACAATGTGGTATCCAAATATTGATGCATTAGCTGATAAACATAGAGTTTATGCAATAGATTTTATACTTGAGCCCGGAAAATCCATTTCAAATGAAAAAATAAAAGATAAACAGAAAATAATTGAATGGTATAATGAAATATTTAATCACTTAAAACTTGAGCAAATAAGTATTGTTGGTGCATCTCGAGGAGGTTGGCTGGCTTTGCATTTAGCCATGGATACTACAAATAGGATTAAAAATATCGTTTTACTGAGTCCTGCTCAATCCTTTAATTTCATTAAATTAAAAAGAAAAATGCGTTCAAATGTTTACTTTTTTTTATTTCCAAAACGAAAAAGATTAAGAAAATCATTGCAAACTTTTTCATCTAATGCTGATAAAATTAAAGCATTATATATAGATCAATATTATATAGCATCTGAAAAATCAAAAAAAAACCTGTCCTTGCTTCAAATGACACCATTTCCAAATGAAAAACTAAAATCTTTAAAGATGCCAGTGTTACTTTTAATTGGGGATAAGGATATTATTAATGACCAGAAAAGTATAGTGAAAGCCCAAGAATTCATTTCCAATATTGAAACTGATATTATTCAAAATTCCGGTCATTTCCTTAATATGGATCAATCGGAAATTGTAAACAAAAGAATCCTGGACTTTTTAAAGAAAAACAAATAA
- a CDS encoding DNA gyrase/topoisomerase IV subunit A has product MIENEENEIEPVDNTQGEEDKDMHNVVHVAGMYKDWFLDYASYVILERAVPALEDGLKPVHRRILHSLNELEDGRYNKVANVIGNTMKFHPHGDASIADAMVQIGQKDILIDTQGNWGNILTGDSAAAPRYIEARLSKFALEVVFNPKTTLWQSSYDGRNKEPVTLPVKFPLLLAQGVEGIAVGLACKILPHNFNELIDGSIDVLRGKKVYLVPDFPTGGMMDASSYNDGLRGGKIRVRAKISALDKKTLVITEIPFGTTTSTLIDSILTANDKGKIKIRKVEDNTAEFVEIIIHLQAGISPDKTIDALYAFTSCESSISPNAGVIFEDKPRFIGVEGMLKEATRRTVDLLKQELMIRMSELESGWHFSSLEKIFIEKRIYRKIEECETWEAVIQAIDTGLKPFKKLFKREITRDDILRLTEIKIKRISKFDSFKADDHIKGIEDEMLEVQKNLDTIVDYAIEYYKNLKKKYGKGRERKTEIKSFDTIVASQVAADNVKLYVNREDGFAGFGLRRDEFVCDCSDLDDVIVFRADGSLVVTKIADKAFVGKDIIHIDIFKKNDTRTVYNLIYQDGPKGAILMKRFAVTGVTRDKVYDLTKGTKASSVLYFTANPNGEAEVLTVHLKPKPKLKKLFFDIDLGELAIKGRASQGNTVTKFPIKKIVQKQQGVSSLGARKIWFDDTVQRLNDEGRGTYLGSFGADDKILTITSLGEYKLNSFDLSTRFDDEMVLIEKFYAQKVLTAIYLEGEKKEFYVKRFNIESLDKKILFISETPGSNLELITTVSIPQIEIRYAKSKDKELNNEQINLNDFIGVKGEKAKGKRLTINKVKEINLIVSEEQETEPESESEPEPEMDTQPKDSDKQKPVKGVSGTDISKIELPSMNKKKNNEDKKDSSQIQLGLDL; this is encoded by the coding sequence ATGATAGAAAACGAAGAAAATGAAATAGAGCCTGTGGATAATACACAGGGTGAGGAAGACAAAGATATGCACAATGTAGTGCATGTAGCGGGTATGTATAAAGACTGGTTCCTGGATTATGCCTCTTATGTTATATTGGAACGTGCGGTACCTGCTTTGGAGGATGGACTTAAACCGGTGCATAGAAGAATTTTGCACTCACTGAACGAATTAGAAGATGGGCGCTATAATAAGGTTGCCAATGTAATTGGTAATACCATGAAATTCCATCCTCATGGAGATGCATCTATTGCTGATGCCATGGTTCAAATAGGTCAGAAGGATATTTTGATTGACACTCAGGGAAACTGGGGTAATATATTAACTGGAGATAGTGCTGCTGCTCCAAGGTACATTGAGGCTCGTTTATCTAAATTTGCACTTGAGGTTGTATTTAATCCAAAGACAACTTTATGGCAATCAAGTTATGATGGCAGGAACAAAGAACCGGTTACCCTACCGGTTAAGTTCCCTCTTTTATTGGCACAAGGTGTTGAGGGTATTGCCGTTGGATTGGCATGTAAGATCTTACCTCATAATTTCAATGAACTAATAGATGGATCCATTGATGTTTTAAGGGGAAAGAAAGTATATCTGGTTCCTGATTTCCCAACTGGTGGAATGATGGATGCATCCTCCTATAATGATGGATTAAGGGGAGGAAAGATAAGGGTTAGAGCAAAAATTTCTGCCCTTGATAAAAAAACACTTGTAATTACAGAAATTCCTTTTGGAACAACTACCTCCACACTGATTGATTCTATTTTAACAGCCAACGATAAGGGTAAGATCAAGATAAGGAAAGTTGAAGATAACACTGCAGAATTTGTTGAAATAATCATTCATCTTCAGGCTGGAATTTCCCCTGATAAAACCATAGATGCATTGTATGCATTTACCTCCTGTGAATCCTCAATATCCCCAAATGCTGGTGTTATTTTTGAAGATAAGCCTCGTTTTATTGGCGTTGAAGGAATGCTTAAAGAGGCCACCAGGAGAACGGTGGATTTGCTAAAGCAAGAATTGATGATACGAATGTCCGAACTGGAATCAGGCTGGCATTTTTCATCTCTGGAGAAAATATTCATTGAAAAAAGAATTTACCGTAAAATTGAAGAGTGCGAAACCTGGGAAGCTGTAATTCAAGCTATAGATACAGGATTAAAGCCCTTCAAGAAACTTTTTAAAAGAGAAATTACAAGAGATGATATACTTAGGCTTACAGAAATAAAAATCAAACGTATTTCAAAATTTGATTCCTTTAAGGCTGATGATCATATAAAAGGAATAGAGGATGAAATGCTTGAGGTACAGAAAAACCTTGACACAATTGTGGATTATGCAATTGAATACTATAAAAATCTGAAAAAGAAATATGGTAAAGGTAGGGAGCGGAAAACGGAAATAAAATCTTTTGATACTATTGTAGCTTCACAAGTGGCTGCAGACAATGTAAAACTTTATGTTAACCGTGAAGATGGATTTGCCGGTTTCGGATTAAGACGCGATGAATTTGTGTGCGATTGCTCCGATCTTGATGATGTAATAGTTTTCAGAGCTGATGGTTCTCTTGTGGTAACAAAAATTGCTGATAAGGCTTTTGTGGGAAAAGACATTATCCATATTGACATATTTAAAAAGAACGATACCCGTACAGTCTATAATTTAATTTACCAGGATGGCCCCAAGGGTGCAATTCTAATGAAAAGGTTTGCAGTTACCGGAGTCACCAGAGATAAGGTATACGATTTAACAAAAGGTACTAAAGCATCTTCAGTACTCTATTTTACGGCTAATCCTAACGGTGAAGCTGAGGTTTTAACCGTTCACCTTAAACCAAAACCGAAACTAAAAAAGCTGTTTTTTGATATAGATTTAGGTGAGTTGGCAATTAAAGGAAGGGCTTCTCAAGGAAATACTGTAACCAAATTTCCCATAAAAAAAATAGTGCAAAAACAACAAGGAGTTTCATCACTTGGGGCACGTAAAATTTGGTTTGATGATACAGTTCAACGATTGAATGATGAGGGTAGGGGTACTTATCTTGGCAGTTTTGGGGCAGATGATAAAATTCTTACAATTACTTCTTTGGGAGAATACAAATTAAATTCTTTTGATCTATCCACTCGTTTTGATGATGAAATGGTATTAATAGAGAAGTTTTATGCCCAAAAAGTGTTAACGGCTATATATTTGGAAGGGGAGAAAAAGGAGTTTTACGTAAAAAGATTCAATATAGAATCTTTGGACAAGAAAATACTTTTCATTAGTGAAACTCCGGGATCTAATCTTGAATTAATCACTACCGTTTCAATACCTCAAATTGAAATTCGTTATGCCAAAAGCAAGGATAAAGAACTCAATAATGAACAAATAAACCTGAATGATTTTATTGGAGTAAAAGGAGAAAAGGCAAAGGGCAAAAGACTTACTATCAATAAAGTAAAAGAAATTAATTTAATTGTTTCCGAAGAGCAGGAAACTGAACCTGAAAGCGAATCAGAACCAGAACCAGAAATGGATACCCAACCAAAGGATTCTGACAAACAAAAGCCAGTTAAAGGAGTATCAGGTACTGATATTTCAAAAATAGAATTACCCAGTATGAATAAAAAGAAAAATAATGAAGACAAAAAAGATTCAAGCCAGATTCAATTAGGCTTAGACTTGTAA
- a CDS encoding CoA-binding protein, which produces MKRTVILGASSNPGRYAHIATLKLHKYGHPVFPVGIKDGIIKGIPILTGMPAIANVDTITLYIGSHNQPFWYEYIFSLNPKRIIFNPGTENDWLYKQAEAKGIEALEACTLIMLSVGNY; this is translated from the coding sequence ATGAAAAGAACTGTTATATTAGGAGCAAGTTCTAATCCTGGAAGATACGCTCATATTGCAACACTAAAATTGCATAAGTATGGCCATCCTGTTTTTCCAGTAGGCATTAAAGATGGTATTATAAAAGGAATACCTATATTAACAGGAATGCCTGCTATTGCAAATGTAGATACCATTACCCTATACATTGGATCGCATAATCAACCCTTTTGGTATGAATACATTTTTAGTCTTAATCCCAAACGTATTATTTTTAATCCCGGTACCGAGAATGATTGGTTATACAAGCAAGCTGAAGCCAAAGGAATAGAAGCACTTGAAGCATGCACGCTTATTATGCTTTCTGTTGGAAATTATTAG
- a CDS encoding four-helix bundle copper-binding protein, protein MSFENYQSCIDACNECASECNHCATACLNEESVKMMAKCIQLNRYCAEICKTAVTFMSSENNFGEEKFVLQLCKLCADICDTCGKECDKFEMEHCKKCAEVCFTCAKECREMARAMA, encoded by the coding sequence ATGAGCTTCGAAAATTATCAATCCTGTATTGATGCATGTAATGAATGTGCATCAGAATGTAATCATTGTGCTACTGCTTGTTTAAATGAAGAAAGTGTTAAAATGATGGCAAAGTGTATTCAGTTAAATAGGTATTGTGCCGAAATCTGCAAAACCGCTGTCACTTTTATGTCAAGTGAGAATAACTTTGGAGAAGAAAAGTTTGTATTGCAATTATGTAAGCTGTGTGCTGATATTTGTGATACTTGTGGAAAAGAATGTGACAAATTTGAAATGGAACATTGCAAAAAATGTGCTGAAGTTTGTTTCACCTGTGCTAAAGAATGTCGGGAAATGGCAAGAGCTATGGCCTAA
- a CDS encoding alpha/beta hydrolase, with protein MKTIEINNTIIHYKETGEGIPVIFVHGSMSDFRTWKSQITLFAKKFHAIAYSRVYHFPNAFNEPVCDYTISRHSNDLIQFIKALHLSGPVNLVGSSYGAFTCLDAAMKDPQIIKTLILGEPPVLSLLFTSTDNPFHIFLSFFRYFLTNLSFWKFRIKTLKKTQEQFLSGNLEEAVRIFTNGVIEDRAFERLPAPAKASIMENANALKAEFQGPGFPEFSKQQAKQLQIPTLLVYGKNSPRFFHSISNKLFNLLPNCERVFIPNAAHSTHGDNPKVYNQKVLEFLLKHN; from the coding sequence ATGAAAACAATTGAGATAAATAACACTATTATCCATTATAAAGAGACAGGGGAAGGCATACCTGTAATTTTTGTACACGGAAGCATGAGTGATTTTCGTACCTGGAAGAGTCAAATTACACTGTTTGCAAAAAAGTTTCATGCAATTGCATACAGTAGAGTTTATCATTTTCCAAATGCTTTTAACGAACCTGTTTGTGATTATACCATTTCAAGGCATTCAAATGATTTGATTCAATTTATAAAAGCACTTCATTTAAGTGGCCCGGTAAACCTTGTAGGCTCCTCCTATGGGGCCTTTACTTGCCTTGATGCAGCAATGAAAGATCCCCAAATTATAAAGACACTTATTCTTGGTGAACCCCCTGTTTTATCTTTGCTTTTTACGAGTACAGATAATCCATTTCACATTTTTTTATCCTTTTTCAGATACTTTTTAACCAACTTGAGTTTTTGGAAATTCAGAATAAAAACCTTAAAAAAAACGCAAGAACAATTTCTTTCAGGAAATTTGGAAGAGGCTGTGCGTATATTTACAAATGGAGTAATTGAGGATAGGGCATTTGAAAGATTACCTGCTCCAGCCAAAGCAAGCATAATGGAAAATGCAAATGCTTTAAAAGCAGAATTTCAAGGACCAGGTTTTCCCGAATTCTCAAAGCAACAGGCAAAACAATTACAAATCCCCACACTTCTAGTCTATGGTAAAAACAGTCCAAGGTTTTTCCATTCCATATCAAATAAGTTGTTTAACCTATTGCCAAATTGCGAAAGGGTTTTTATTCCTAATGCTGCGCACAGCACACATGGAGATAATCCTAAGGTTTACAATCAAAAGGTTTTAGAATTTCTCTTAAAGCATAATTAG
- a CDS encoding agmatinase family protein: MDTKEKKISTFDSSGMSTIESLFGLPFTTEEAEIIVIPVPWEVTVSYTAGTSNGPQAIMKASSQVDLFDPYLKNAWKIGIAMIDFPQEIKDKSDFLRIKASHYIENLTDGTLTEEDPTSLIITKEINDACYEMNNWVKQKSLEYLNKNKLVVLLGGDHSTPLGLMQAMAEKYSRFGLLQIDAHADLRIAYEGFKYSHASIIYNALDIKEIEKVVQVGIRDYSESEALIIQNSKGRIHTFFDRDIKQMQYEGQSWKSICNLIVEQLPQNVYLTFDIDGLDPKLCPNTGTPVAGGFEFEQILYLIEQVVESKRKIIGFDLNEVTPGEDEWDANVGARLLFRIANMMAKSMGKS, from the coding sequence ATGGATACCAAAGAAAAAAAGATTAGCACATTTGATTCTAGTGGAATGAGCACGATTGAATCATTATTTGGATTGCCTTTTACAACTGAGGAAGCTGAAATAATCGTAATACCTGTTCCCTGGGAAGTTACTGTTTCCTATACTGCCGGTACATCCAATGGTCCTCAAGCAATTATGAAAGCTTCTTCACAGGTTGATCTTTTTGACCCTTACCTTAAAAATGCATGGAAAATTGGTATTGCCATGATTGATTTTCCACAAGAAATTAAGGATAAAAGTGATTTTCTCAGAATAAAAGCATCGCATTATATTGAAAATCTTACGGATGGAACTTTAACAGAAGAAGATCCAACTTCATTAATTATTACCAAGGAAATTAATGATGCTTGCTATGAAATGAACAATTGGGTCAAACAAAAGTCTCTTGAATACCTGAATAAAAATAAATTGGTTGTTCTTTTAGGTGGTGATCATAGTACTCCTTTGGGTTTAATGCAAGCCATGGCAGAAAAATACTCCCGTTTTGGCCTTTTGCAGATTGATGCTCATGCTGACCTAAGAATAGCTTATGAAGGCTTTAAATATTCACATGCTTCAATAATCTACAATGCGCTTGATATTAAAGAAATAGAAAAAGTAGTTCAGGTAGGAATAAGGGACTACAGCGAATCAGAGGCCCTAATCATTCAGAATTCAAAGGGCAGAATTCATACCTTTTTTGACAGGGATATTAAACAAATGCAATATGAGGGACAATCATGGAAATCGATTTGCAATTTAATTGTTGAGCAGTTGCCTCAAAATGTTTATTTAACTTTTGATATTGACGGCCTAGACCCAAAACTTTGTCCAAATACAGGTACTCCTGTTGCAGGGGGATTTGAATTTGAGCAAATTCTTTACCTTATAGAACAAGTTGTAGAATCCAAAAGAAAAATAATAGGCTTTGATCTGAATGAAGTAACTCCGGGAGAAGATGAGTGGGATGCTAATGTTGGCGCACGCTTGCTGTTTAGGATTGCAAACATGATGGCCAAATCAATGGGGAAATCGTGA